The proteins below come from a single Triticum aestivum cultivar Chinese Spring chromosome 5D, IWGSC CS RefSeq v2.1, whole genome shotgun sequence genomic window:
- the LOC123119282 gene encoding serine/threonine-protein phosphatase BSL2 homolog — MDVDARMATESDSDSDAAAAAQAGGTVSVPVSGTETPSVSPPPEAATGAAAPPAAVAGPRPAPGYTVVDALMDKKEDGPGCRCGHTLTAVPAVGEEGSPGYIGQRLILFGGATALEGNNATPPSSAGSAGIRLAGATADVHCYDVLSNKWTRLTPLGEPPSPRAAHVATAVGTMVVIQGGIGPAGLSAEDLHVLDLTQQRPRWHRVVVQGPGPGPRYGHVMALVGQRFLLTIGGNDGKRPLADVWALDTAAKPYEWRKLEPEGEGPPPCMYATASARSDGLLLLCGGRDTNSVPLSSAYGLAKHRDGRWEWAIAPGVSPSPRYQHAAVFVNARLHVSGGALGGGRMVEDSSSVAVLDTAAGVWCDTKSVVTTPRTGRYSADAAGGEASGELTRRCRHAAAAVGDMIFIYGGLRGGVLLDDLLAAEDLAAAETTSAANHAAAAATNMQAGGTPGRFAYNDEQTGQTTTETTADGAVVLGTPVAPPVNGDVYTDISPENAVIQGQRRSSKGVDYLVEASAAEAEAISATLAAVKARQVNGEMEHSPDSPDTTQSGKLNSSLIKPDVALANNSTPPPGVRLHHRAVVVAAETGGALGGMVRQLSIDQFENEGRRVIYGTPENATAARKLLDRQMSINSVPKKVIASLLKPRGWKPPVRRQFFLDCNEIADLCDSAERIFSSEPSVIKLKAPIKIFGDLHGQFGDLMRLFDEYGAPSTAGDIAYIDYLFLGDYVDRGQHSLETITLLLALKVEYPQNVHLIRGNHEAADINALFGFRIECIERMGERDGIWTWHRVNRLFNWLPLAALIEKKIICMHGGIGRSINHIEQIENLQRPITMEAGSVVLMDLLWSDPTENDSVEGLRPNARGPGLVTFGPDRVMEFCNNNDLQLIVRAHECVMDGFERFAQGHLITLFSATNYCGTANNAGAILVLGRDLVVVPKLIHPLPPAITSPETSPEHHIEDTWMQELNANRPPTPTRGRPQAASNDRAGPLAWI, encoded by the exons ATGGACGTGGACGCGCGGATGGCCACGGAGTCGGACTCCGACTCGGACGCCGCCGCGGCGGCGCAGGCCGGCGGCACCGTGAGCGTCCCCGTTAGCGGGACCGAGACCCCCTCCGTGTCGCCGCCGCCAGAGGCTGCCACGGGGGCGGCagctcctccggcggcggtggcCGGGCCGAGGCCGGCCCCCGGGTACACGGTGGTGGACGCGTTGATGGACAAGAAGGAGGACGGGCCGGGGTGCCGCTGCGGGCACACGCTCACGGCCGTGCCTGCCGTCGGGGAGGAGGGCTCGCCGGGCTACATAGGCCAGCGGCTGATCCTCTTCGGCGGCGCCACCGCGCTCGAGGGCAACAACGCAACTCCACCCTCGTCGGCTGGGAGCGCCGGGATCC GTCTTGCTGGTGCCACCGCAGATGTTCACTGTTACGATGTGCTATCAAATAAATGGACCAG GCTTACTCCACTTGGTGAACCTCCTTCACCAAGAGCTGCACATGTAGCAACTGCTGTTGGAACCATGGTGGTCATTCAG GGTGGTATAGGCCCTGCTGGTTTATCTGCAGAGGACCTTCATGTTTTGGATCTTACACAACAACGTCCGCGATGGCACAG AGTCGTGGTTCAAGGGCCTGGTCCTGGTCCACGATACGGACATGTCATGGCCTTGGTTGGGCAACGATTCTTGTTGACCATTGGCGGAAATGATG GAAAGCGTCCCCTGGCAGACGTTTGGGCCCTTGATACTGCAGCAAAGCCATATGAATGGAGGAAACTTGAACCAGAAGGCGAAGGACCGCCTCCATGCAT GTATGCAACTGCAAGTGCCCGCTCTGATGGTCTTCTTTTGCTCTGTGGTGGGAGGGACACTAATAGTGTG CCTCTGTCAAGTGCGTACGGTCTTGCAAAGCATAGGGATGGGCGTTGGGAGTGGGCAATTGCCCCTGGTGTCTCTCCATCACCCAGATATCAACATGCAGCT GTTTTTGTCAATGCACGACTTCATGTCTCAGGAGGGGCTCTTGGAGGCGGTCGCATGGTGGAAGACTCCTCTAGTGTGGCAG TGTTGGACACTGCTGCTGGAGTTTGGTGTGACACAAAATCAGTAGTTACAACTCCAAGGACAGGAAGATATAGTGCAGATGCAGCGGGTGGTGAGGCTTCTGGAGAGCTTACACGAAGGTGCAGGCATGCAGCTGCTGCGGTTGGTGATATGATATTCATTTATGGAGGTTTACGGGGAG GTGTGTTGTTAGACGACCTTCTTGCTGCAGAAGATCTTGCTGCTGCTGAAACAACAAGTGCAGCTAACCATGCAGCTGCAGCTGCCACTAATATGCAAGCTGGAGGAACACCTGGCAGATTTGCTTACAATGATGAACAAACAGGGCAAACGACTACAGAAACAACTGCTGATGGAGCTGTGGTTCTTGGAACCCCAGTTGCACCTCCTGTTAATGGGGATGTGTATACTGATATCAGCCCTGAGAATGCGGTGATCCAGGGACAGAG GAGATCAAGCAAAGGTGTTGATTATTTGGTTGAAGCATCTGCTGCAGAGGCTGAGGCAATCAGTGCTACTTTGGCTGCTGTAAAGGCCAGGCAAGTTAATGGTGAGATGGAGCATTCACCTGACTCTCCAGACACCACACAAAGCGGGAAGCTAAATTCAAGCCTTATCAAACCAGATGTTGCTCTTGCAAACAATTCAACACCGCCTCCTGGGGTTCGGTTACACCATAGAGCG GTTGTGGTAGCAGCAGAAACAGGAGGTGCCTTAGGTGGCATGGTTAGGCAGCTGTCAATTGATCAGTTTGAAAATGAAGGAAGAAGGGTTATCTATGGCACTCCTGAGAATGCAACTGCAGCTAGAAAATTACTGGATCGGCAAATGTCTATTAATAGTGTGCCCAAAAAG GTAATTGCCTCTCTCTTGAAACCCCGTGGTTGGAAGCCCCCTGTACGAAGGCAATTCTTCTTGGACTGTAATGAGATTGCAGATCTATGTGATAGTGCCGAAAGGATATTTTCAAGTGAACCAAGTGTCATAAAGCTTAAAGCTCCCATTAAGATATTTGGTGATTTGCATGGTCAATTTGGTGACCTAATGCGCTTATTCGACGAGTATGGTGCTCCCTCAACAGCAGGAGATATTGC TTACATTGATTATCTCTTCTTGGGAGACTATGTTGATCGTGGTCAACATAGTTTGGAGACTATTACTCTTCTCCTTGCACTGAAG GTTGAATATCCTCAAAATGTACATTTGATTCGAGGGAATCATGAGGCAGCAGATATCAATGCGCTGTTTGGGTTCCGGATAGAGTGCATAGAGCGAATG GGTGAGCGGGATGGAATCTGGACCTGGCATCGTGTTAATAGGTTATTTAATTGGCTTCCTTTGGCTGCCCTAATAGAGAAGAAAATAATCTGCATGCATGGTGGTATTGGGCGTTCCATTAACCACATAGAGCAAATTGAAAATCTTCAAAGACCGATTACCATGGAAGCAGGCTCAGTTGTTCTAATGGATCTTTTATG GTCGGATCCAACTGAGAATGACAGTGTTGAAGGACTCAGACCAAATGCTCGGGGCCCAGGTCTTGTCACCTTTGGG CCTGACCGTGTTATGGAGTTCTGCAACAACAATGACCTACAATTAATTGTGCGAGCACACGAGTGTGTGATGGATGGCTTTGAGCGTTTCGCCCAAGGTCACTTGATCACCCTCTTCTCGGCAACAAACTACTGTG GTACGGCAAACAACGCAGGTGCAATCTTAGTTCTGGGAAGGGACCTTGTGGTTGTCCCAAAACTCATTCATCCTTTGCCACCTGCCATTACATCTCCTGAGACATCCCCGGAGCATCATATTGAGGACACATGGATGCAG GAACTAAATGCCAACAGGCCACCAACTCCGACCAGGGGCCGCCCTCAAGCAGCTAGCAATGACCGAGCAGGCCCTCTTGCGTGGATATAG